The Aquila chrysaetos chrysaetos chromosome 6, bAquChr1.4, whole genome shotgun sequence genome window below encodes:
- the FZD7 gene encoding frizzled-7, whose amino-acid sequence MRAGGGGRGSGAAAGGCPLLGLAALLAALLGTPAGAAAQQYHGEKGISVPDHGFCQPISIPLCTDIAYNQTILPNLLGHTNQEDAGLEVHQFYPLVKVQCSAELKFFLCSMYAPVCTVLEQAIPPCRSLCERARQGCEALMNKFGFQWPERLRCENFPVHGAGEICVGQNTSDAPPGPGGAAGRGATAHPTAGYLPDFLTPPQPPSGFSFSCPRQLKVPPYLGYRFLGERDCGAPCEPARPNGLMYFKEAEVRFARLWVGVWSVLCCASTLFTVLTYLVDMRRFSYPERPIIFLSGCYFMVAVAYAAGFLLEERVVCLERFSEDGYRTVAQGTKKEGCTILFMILYFFGMASSIWWVILSLTWFLAAGMKWGHEAIEANSQYFHLAAWAVPAVKTITILAMGQVDGDVLSGVCYVGIYSVDSLRGFVLAPLFVYLFIGTSFLLAGFVSLFRIRTIMKHDGTKTEKLEKLMVRIGVFSVLYTVPATIVLACYFYEQAFRGTWEKTWLLQTCKTYAVPCPSHFAPMSPDFTVFMIKYLMTMIVGITTGFWIWSGKTLQSWRRFYHRLSTGSKGETAV is encoded by the coding sequence aTgcgggctggaggaggaggacgaggcAGCGGAGCGGCCGCCGGCGGCTGCCCCTTGCTGGGCCTGGCCGCGCTGCTGGCCGCCCTGCTGGGGACCCCCGCGGGCGCCGCGGCGCAGCAGTACCACGGCGAGAAGGGCATCTCCGTGCCGGACCACGGCTTCTGCCAGCCCATCTCCATCCCGCTCTGCACGGATATCGCCTACAACCAGACCATCCTGCCCAACCTGCTGGGCCACACCAACCAGGAGGATGCGGGGCTGGAGGTGCACCAGTTCTACCCGCTGGTCAAGGTGCAGTGCTCGGCCGAGCTCaagttcttcctctgctccatgTACGCGCCGGTGTGCAccgtgctggagcaggccaTCCCGCCCTGCCGCTCCCTCTGCGAGCGGGCCCGCCAGGGCTGCGAGGCCCTCATGAACAAGTTTGGCTTCCAGTGGCCAGAGCGGCTCCGCTGTGAGAACTTCCCCGTCCACGGTGCGGGCGAGATCTGCGTGGGGCAGAACACATCGGATGCCCCGCCGGGGCCCGGCggtgcggcggggcggggggccaCTGCCCACCCCACGGCTGGCTACCTCCCTGACTTCCTCaccccgccgcagcccccctctggcttctccttctcctgcccGCGGCAGCTCAAAGTGCCCCCTTACTTGGGCTACCGGTTCCTGGGGGAGCGGGACTGCGGGGCCCCCTGTGAGCCAGCCCGGCCCAACGGGCTCATGTACTTCAAGGAGGCAGAGGTGCGATTTGCCCGGCTGTGGGTGGGCGTGTGGTCTGTGCTCTGCTGCGCCTCCACCCTCTTCACCGTGCTCACTTACCTGGTGGACATGCGCCGTTTCAGCTACCCGGAGCGGCCCATCATCTTCCTCTCAGGCTGCTACTTCATGGTGGCAGTGGCCTACGCAGCAGGTTTCTTGCTGGAGGAGCGGGTGGTGTGTCTGGAGCGCTTCTCTGAGGACGGCTACCGCACTGTGGCCCAAGGGACCAAGAAGGAAGGCTGTACCATCCTCTTCATGATCCTCTACTTCTTTGGCATGGCCAGCTCCATCTGGTGGGTCATCCTGTCCCTTACTTGGTTCCTGGCTGCTGGGATGAAGTGGGGCCATGAGGCCATCGAGGCCAACTCCCAGTATTTCCACCTGGCTGCCTGGGCTGTGCCCGCTGTCAAAACCATCACCATCTTGGCCATGGGGCAGGTGGATGGGGATGTGCTCAGTGGGGTGTGTTACGTAGGTATCTACAGCGTGGACTCGCTGCGGGGCTTTGTGCTGGCGCCCTTGTTTGTATACCTCTTCATTGGCACTTCCTTCTTGCTTGCTGGCTTCGTGTCCTTGTTTCGCATCCGCACCATCATGAAGCATGACGGCACCAAGACAGAGAAACTGGAGAAGCTGATGGTGCGCATTGGCGTTTTCAGTGTCCTCTACACGGTACCTGCCACCATTGTCCTGGCATGTTACTTCTATGAGCAGGCCTTCCGTGGCACCTGGGAGAAGACATGGCTCCTCCAGACCTGCAAAACCTATGCCGTGCCCTGTCCCAGCCACTTTGCCCCTATGAGCCCGGACTTCACTGTCTTCATGATCAAGTACCTCATGACCATGATTGTTGGGATCACGACTGGCTTCTGGATCTGGTCTGGCAAAACCCTTCAGTCCTGGCGACGCTTCTACCACAGACTCAGCACCGGCAGCAAAGGCGAGACGGCAGTATGA